The genomic DNA ctgttctaataaaacattcacacttatattctgtttgaattattctagaatacctgtgtttagcttaaagactactttcagatcaagcttgcttctttttttctaaataagagACTTGGCTGTgaacatttgagttaattaaatgagatgcgTGAGAAAACAACTTTTATGATTTCTTAATAGTACTGGGGTATTTTCACAAAACCACTACATAGCTAAACTAGGAATTCTGCAAATGGATGACCAGtgctttaaaatcttttttttttatcttgtaatATATTATTGGTAATTCAAGacatgtaaatattttaaattcatCACTATATATAAAGTGCTGGagcctgtgctgtaggtcacatggtatGATTCCATGCAAACCATTGGAGGGAGTTTGAACTAGCAGCGGCAACATCATCCATAGTGTTGCCTGCATATTGTCCCAAAAGAAATTctaaaacaaacccaaaaaacaaaTAACCTAAAGATATTCAACACAAGAAGGAGGTGGATTGGAGCAATAATGCTCCTAGTGCTTATAAGcaataagaaaattgattttaaaacgttAGTATTATGACTCCATTAGATCCTGGTAAAAGTCCAGAGGTTTGTGTTGAGCAAGTATGATCAGGTTCAACATTTCTGTTGTATTGCTCTTGTGGATTTAAGTACTGTGTAGTATGAATTAACTTTGGGACTGGGGTTCATGGATTGATGCAGGTTAAATACATGTTACTAAACCCCACTGAACAGATTCGGTTTTTCTTTTCAAGGAATTAAGTATTCATAAGAACATTGGCCAAGTCTAGATACGCAGGCTGTTAGAGGTGTGATCCATACGATAAGCTTTCCAATGACTTGAGAATCCAGCAGAATGAACCCGATTACTCTCCGGAATCCACTTAGGAACAGGCATTCCATTCATACTTGATTAAAcacagcaagaaagaaaaaaaggctacAACCTGCCTTTCCCAAGCACACTTAACAACTgtacttcagcagagctgcaccCTCGAGAACAGAATGCTGAACTGCAGCAGCTACACGGACTGCCAGGGCAACGTGACAGGCAATGAGACAGTAGAGTTGGAACCGTCTAATGACAGACTAAGCTTTGCTTTCAGCGTTGTTCTGACTGTCATGCTGGCTCTGGTGGTGTTTTCCTTGGGCTGCACAGTGGAAGTGGGCAAGCTGTGGTTTCACCTTCGGCGACCCTGGGGTATCATTGTGGGGATTGTGTGCCAGTTTGGGCTGATGCCCCTCATTGCATACCTCCTGTCTGTGGGCTTCTCTGTGAAGCCAGCGCAGGCTGTTGCTGTTCTCATCATGGGATGTTGTCCCGGGGGAATCATCTCAAACATTGTCACCTACTGGATTGATGGAGACATGGACCTCAGGTAAAggcccttgtaaaagtttaccatggtatttttgcagtcttacctcacttttcccatggttatactatcatttaccatagtttaccctggtttgccatgtttattaatatgctttaccttatCCTGTtattctttgcaatgcttacctatgtttgaCCAtggtttcactatgctttattacactttgctatgcttttactttggtaGATATGGACAAAAACTACTTTTGTgcattttttctttactttttactGTAGATGAACAAAATCATGTATCTGAAACTCAAGCATTATTTCCTTAATAATGGATGACACATCTGATATTATATCTAACAGAAAAGTGTTGAGTTTGAAAAGATATGCATTGAATTGGCTGTTGGGGGCATACCTTTAATGacttttttgtataatttatttgtcTTGTTTATTTCAGCATTGTCATGACAAGTTGTTCAACGGTGCTGGGAATGGGGATGATGCCATTGTGCCTCTACATTTACACACAGACCTGGGTCCAGACAGGCAGCATTAAAATACCATACCTGAACATAGGTAAAGAAGAGaacttgctttctttttttataaaattatagAAGATATTTGCTATAGCTAAATATGTGATTGTGTGTCcgaggattttttttaatgattatctTGGTACAGTAGCAGAACAACCATTTTAAATATAAGGTAAAGTTATTTTGTGTCAAAATGTGTAGCACATGTGATGAAGTAGTAGCAGAAAGGCATGCCATTCAACTTAAAATGACCACTTCTTCCAGTTGGATTAATACAGACTGGTCTACACACATACAATATCCCTTACAGATTACGGATTTACAAGGGTATAGTTATTGTTCAATGCAATATCAGTGTCTATTTGTGGTAACACAACGACAGTAACCTGCCTTCAGTTGAACATGCCCCATGTTGTATGTTGTAACGATAATCATCCTATAAACTTCTGTGTTCTAGCCTTATTATACACAGCTAGTGCTCTTGTGAtttatatgtcaccagaaacccttgatagaattacagccttattgtGCACCACTGGGTGGACTTTATTCCTTATATGATTTTGTGGCGCAGTTTTGACGACTCAAATGTGAATTCTTATTGTAGTGTGTGGATGAACAGATATTTCTGTGAACAGTAATTGCACTCTGTTAGTGCACGTTGTACTGCACAGTGTACTGCATGTACATGTGACTCTGCAGTCAGAAGAAGAAGTCCTAGTTTAGCAGATCTCAATTCGATTTCCTTTCCTCTCTCAGGGGTCACACTGGTTACCTTGATTGCGCCCGTCAGCTGTGGAGTGTTTGTAAATTACAAGTGGCCGAGGCTGGCAAAAATAATCCTGAAGGTACTACAGTAAATGTTTGCCCTTGTTTGTCACAAGCTTTCGGAATGTCCTTTCTCTCTGcttacagatatggccaaaagttaaattaatttaaaacaataactacatgaacatattttagatgttttatttaaactcatgtaatcaaagaaactacaaaattatatcgcaaaagtctaccgaaaggcataagagtagtacagtatttcatgttagatttcgaaatgtcacattttttcgaAATGCCATACATTTTGTTcgttttcgttaagtatatgggaaactacaaagtggtatgtaatgcATATGTTGacatcacattattcagcaggtttcatttgacttcattcTACAGTGTGATGCGTTTTGCACTTTTAAgacaaataataatgtaacataTAAGATAATAGCAATAATGTATAACAAGTTAGacaattgcatttattttctttagtttgtGCTATGGATTTAtctgcacatttattttttaatgtaatgtagaAATAATTTTGTTGCAAAAAAATCTCTTATTGGAACATGTTATCACTGAAACCCGCTATTTGATCTTTTAGGTCAGACctgcaaagttgttttttttttcaataactttCGAGTTCCTGCAATTTAAGCCCTCAGACTGAATGATTTCTCTTTTAGATAGGGCCATACTTTCAAAACTGTTTCTCccactctttaattaactcctatttttttttaaaggacgtTAAAAAAATCATGCAAATGTTACAAAACGAGAAACAAACACCTTTGGAATGCTTAACAGAACTTGAATTATATCACATAGCTGTTTGGTTAACAGGCATTTTTACCTCTTTATAAAAAAGGGAGTTAATTATATggagtaaaagctttgaaaacatgGCTAGATAATCtttctttattacatttttggtgAGCTTATTGTCATACAAGTGAAGGCCACTGCTCTGTGCCATGTTTTGCATACCTTTCACTTTCCTAGAGTAAATCTGTATTTTCCTCTATCGTCTCTAGGTGGGCTCTGCAGCTGGTTGCTTACTGATCATAGTTGTTGGCACTGCCAGTGCTGTGCTCTATAAAGGCTCGTGGAACACCGACACGTCGGTTCTGATTATAGGGATTATCTACCCTATGATCGGGTACACGTCTGGGTTTCTTTTGGCGGTTAGTGTTAGACAACCCTGGCAAAGGTAAGGGAAGTACACCCACAAATATCAAACACTCTGTAGTGGTACTGGTGTACACACTAAAACAGTACATGAAACTTATAGTCCTGTGTTTCTTTAGGTAATTCTAAACTGATTAGGGTGCAAAATCTTTTCCAAGTTTAAATGGATTACAGTTTTAAGTAAAtattaactacaatgtaaattCATTACAACACTATATTGCTGTACTGTATATGGTGTAATTAATaacttaaaataatgtgttactgATTCAGCTGCTCTCTGCCTGGCCCTATGGTATACAGTACTAatcaacatgtactgtattactcTAGCCTTGTCAACCAGAGGTCAGAAATATTTGAATAGTATGCAGGAGCAGGAGTATTATCATGCTGGAATACATCATTATCACCGTTATCATCCAGAACACCACGACACAGTCTTGCAGTCGTGTggtttttttatgtatgcattgaTCCAGTTCATACAATACAAACAAGAAGCTTGTTCAAACcagtgtcccaatacttgttggaaaatgtgtatgcaacGTCTGGTTTGCTAGCCGTGTTGTTGCTAAACTTTCCGACCCCTCAAGACAGGAGGGTCTAGTGCTGGCTTTTGTTTTCACAGGTGCCGCACCATCGCTATGGAAACAGGAGCTCAGAATGTACAAATCTGTTCCACAGTGCTTCAGCTTTCTTTTCCGCCACAGCAGCTGGTTCTCATGTTCACATTCCCAATGATCTACGGGTCCTTTCAGCTTTTGGATGGACTGGTGATCGTTGCAGGTGGGTGTTGTGCAAGGGATTTAATCAGCAGTTAATGTTACAGTCTGCACTTCATTGTAAAAATAGGGCATACGTCAACTAAAGACCCCTTTTTCGTGGTGTCAAGACTTAACAACAGAGACGTTAACAAGCTAAGTGATCCCAACTCATGGGAGCACAAAGGCCTCCTTGTGAGCGCCCAGCCTTTTGAATTGCCATGAAATGAAGTGATTTAAGAGTTTCaaatgatgatggtgatgggTTCCCACAGTACTTATACATAACCAGTTCTCAAAACTTGATACAATCTACAGCCTTTAacaatattattacttttttttggtTGCAGTGTATCAGATATACAAAAGAATATGCCAGAATAACTCTGAAGATAAGCCCACGCTGGAAGCTGCTGTTATGAAAGATTCAAGTCTGAATGGTCTACATGGAGAACTCAACATAGCATTTGAGAATGAACAGGCTGCGTGGAACAATTCAAATCAAGAATCAGAACACAACCAAACAGGAGAAgaaaaaacactggaaaacactcaAGTGTAAAATGGACAGGTATTGTTTTACAATAGCTCCCCAGCGGCCCCCCCAGCCACAGAAACAGCCTTTTTTAATCCGTATTAACTTTCCTAATGATTTCTAGAAACACTATCCATATACCAACAGAAACATGTCATTAACAATAGAAATAAGACAAGGTATGACataggcccggtttttgggatggaaatGCATAACAGTCTTGAGTTTTGATTGGTCCTTCTGTCAAAGGAATATGACATCATCACAAGTGGGAAAGCTTGGaggtatttttaacattgtgatcagagaaagagagagatatctgctttccagaaccttttaattaaaatataatatggtattttgctgtactaatataacaaactatgggtgactattaatttatataaattatcatgttatgcatgaATGTAAttattggctttctgtggtgatgtacatTTTCCTTTCAAATAgaatatatctataatcgtttgcgtgatttattttaattgcaagtATATATCTTGCCCACTATTACAGtgttgttacaggatacattagtttatcgctaatgtaatcacagttttacatatagacccCCCCTGTTCTCAGtctacgtcccaaattctgggccgctttgcttttcagataacgtcccaaattctaggCCACTCTGctgttccgaattcagcccagttttggggatgTTCTGCTCTTACAGATGACAATCCAAGTTTCTAggtcatgctcagtttaccataaatATGTACACCAGAACTGGattgttaattcatttaagagtaacccttagcaCATCAATCAATGTTAAATTCCCCAGAAtttttttaagaagaaacataaataacatttaaatgttttttaaaaagtttatttatttatttattacaatgaagaaactacattgcactgaaataaatacataaaatgcagctgttttcctttattaaagtgtgacagggtagtggagggtggtgacgtcaggccaggaagtccACAGACACCATTGCTGGGGTAGGGAAGCGCTGCGGCGCATTTATTAATGTTCCAGcaagagtagcaattgttttggtttttagcTTCTGTTTCGTTTCTGTTTCACTCCCGTCTCTCgtgttctccactctgaacactccccttgaacaagaaaagctgcaggcttttatacctCCAGATGAGCAATAAATTAGTCAAATAaataatctggagatggtcacttTCTGCaagagttttagtttgcatggctGACAATCAATAATCACAGACTGCCGACCATGCATTCACACGAGTTGCTATCATCgcatctgccagaccacatccaaacaACAAAACGGCATGtttttcacaaaatacattcaaatcatacacACTAACATCCCCCGTTTAAATAACCCACTagacaatacatttgttttaaataataatacaatgcgcCACAGCCATCAACTAAATACTGTAGCGTTGGGTCCCGCAGGACTTATGAATGGGATGTTTTGGTGCTTCATTGAACCGCTGGGGGGGGGCGGGATTTGCTTGTAAATAGTTGTATGATGTGTTCACGTTCAGTATGTgtcgtgtgtctgtctgtctgtgtagctgctgcagcctgGTTCCACCCAGGTCCACTCTTTCCCGTCTGATGACTCTATATAAGCTGCAGCCTCTGTGCTATTGATGAGAGTGTGCTG from Acipenser ruthenus chromosome 2, fAciRut3.2 maternal haplotype, whole genome shotgun sequence includes the following:
- the LOC117963628 gene encoding sodium-dependent organic anion transporter-like codes for the protein MLNCSSYTDCQGNVTGNETVELEPSNDRLSFAFSVVLTVMLALVVFSLGCTVEVGKLWFHLRRPWGIIVGIVCQFGLMPLIAYLLSVGFSVKPAQAVAVLIMGCCPGGIISNIVTYWIDGDMDLSIVMTSCSTVLGMGMMPLCLYIYTQTWVQTGSIKIPYLNIGVTLVTLIAPVSCGVFVNYKWPRLAKIILKVGSAAGCLLIIVVGTASAVLYKGSWNTDTSVLIIGIIYPMIGYTSGFLLAVSVRQPWQRCRTIAMETGAQNVQICSTVLQLSFPPQQLVLMFTFPMIYGSFQLLDGLVIVAVYQIYKRICQNNSEDKPTLEAAVMKDSSLNGLHGELNIAFENEQAAWNNSNQESEHNQTGEEKTLENTQV